In a genomic window of Gouania willdenowi chromosome 11, fGouWil2.1, whole genome shotgun sequence:
- the LOC114472059 gene encoding stathmin-like encodes MATPEDIKVKELDKRASGQAFEVILGEPDAKGEFPLSPPQKKDLSLEEIQRKLDAAEERRRNHEAEVLKHLAEKREHEKEVQQKAMEENNNFSKMAEEKLNQKMEANKENRTAIMAAMNEKFKEKDKKLEEVRKNKETKEPGSEEGTSEN; translated from the exons ATGGCAACCCCTGAAg ACATTAAGGTCAAGGAACTCGACAAACGTGCCTCTGGCCAGGCTTTTGAAGTCATCCTGGGTGAGCCTGATGCCAAGGGTGAGTTCCCCCTGTCTCCCCCCCAAAAGAAGGACCTGTCCCTGGAGGAAATTCAGAGGAAGTTGGATGCTGCAGAAGAGCGACGCAGG AACCATGAAGCCGAGGTTCTGAAGCACTTGGCTGAGAAGCGTGAGCATGAAAAGGAAGTGCAACAGAAAGCTATGGAGGAGAACAACAACTTCAGTAAGATGGCTGAGGAGAAGCTCAATCAGAAAATGGAGGCCAACAAAGAAAACCGCACAGCCATTATGGCAGCTATGAATGAGAAATTTAAAGAGAAG GATAAGAAGCTAGAGGAAGTGCGAAAGAACAAGGAGACCAAAGAGCCTGGCTCAGAAGAGGGAACCTCGGAAAACTAA